In one Juglans regia cultivar Chandler chromosome 11, Walnut 2.0, whole genome shotgun sequence genomic region, the following are encoded:
- the LOC109008078 gene encoding probable linoleate 9S-lipoxygenase 5 encodes MIHNIIKTITSCDGDKKKIEGTVVLMRKNVLDFNDFNASILDGFHELLGHRVSLQLISAVNGDPSEKGLRGKLGKPAYLKNWISTITPLIAGESAFKVTFDWDEDIGTLGAFLIRNKHHSEFYLKSLTLEDVPGQGRIHFVCNSWVYPEDKNKKDRVFFSNKTYLPSETPGPLLKYREEELVSLRGDGTGELQEWDRVYDYAYYNDLGNPDEDPEYARPVLGGSAEYPYPRRGRTGRPPTKTDPKTESRLKLLLSLNIYVPRDERFGHLKMSDFLAYALKSVAQVLQPELESLFDSTPNEFDSFQDVLNLYEGGIKLPDNVLKNIRDNIPAEMLKEIFPTDGEGLLKYPMPQVIKEDRSAWRTDEEFAREMLAGVNPVIIRSLQEFPPTSKLDREVYGDQTSKITKEHIENNIDGLSIDEAIKKNKLFILDYHDTFMPYLRRINSTSTKTYASRTILFLKSDGTLRPLAIELSLPHPQGDQFGAISKVYTPAEQGVESTIWQLAKAYAAVNDSGYHQLISHWLNTHAAIEPFVIATNRQLSVLHPIQKLLHPHFRDTMNINAFARQILINGGGILEVTVFPAKYSMEMSSVVYKNWIFPEQALPADLVKRGMAIKDSSSPHGLRLLIEDYPYAVDGLEIWSAIRTWVEDYCSFYYKNDEMVQKDSELQSWWKELREEGHGDKKDEPWWPKMQTREELVETCTIIIWIASALHAALNFGQYPYAGYLPNRPTISRRFMPEEGTPEYEELKSDPDKAFLKTITAQLPTLIGVALIELLSRHSTDEVYLGQRDTPEWTLDAQPLEAFDRFGKKLADIEDRITRMNNDKKLKNRVGAVNVPYTLLYPTSDQSGLSGKGIPNSVSI; translated from the exons ATGATTCATAACATTATCAAAACGATCACCTCTTGTGATGGGGACAAGAAGAAGATTGAAGGCACGGTAGTGTTGATGAGGAAGAACGTTTTGGACTTCAACGACTTTAATGCATCTATTCTTGATGGTTTTCATGAGCTTTTAGGCCACAGGGTTTCTCTGCAGCTTATTAGCGCTGTTAATGGCGACCCATCTG AGAAAGGGTTGCGAGGGAAACTTGGAAAGCCAGCATACTTGAAGAACTGGATAAGCACAATCACACCCTTAATAGCGGGCGAGTCTGCATTCAAAGTTACCTTTGACTGGGACGAGGACATAGGAACTCTGGGAGCATTCTTAATAAGAAACAAGCATCACAGTGAGTTCTACCTGAAAAGCCTTACACTTGAAGATGTTCCAGGCCAAGGTCGGATCCACTTTGTCTGCAACTCCTGGGTTTACCCtgaagacaaaaacaaaaaagaccgTGTTTTCTTCTCCAACAAG ACGTATCTTCCAAGTGAAACTCCAGGGCCACTGCTCAAGTACAGAGAGGAAGAACTAGTGAGCTTGAGAGGAGATGGAACAGGAGAGCTTCAGGAGTGGGACAGGGTCTATGACTATGCTTACTACAATGATCTGGGGAATCCAGATGAGGACCCTGAATATGCCCGTCCAGTTCTGGGAGGGTCTGCCGAGTACCCTTACCCTCGTAGGGGGAGAACTGGGCGACCACCAACCAAGACAG ATCCTAAAACCGAGAGCAGACTGAAGCTTCTTCTGagcttaaatatatatgttccaaGAGATGAACGTTTTGGTCACTTGAAGATGTCAGACTTCCTTGCTTATGCACTGAAATCCGTAGCTCAAGTCCTTCAACCTGAGCTGGAATCTCTATTTGACAGCACTCCAAACGAGTTTGACAGCTTCCAAGACGTGCTTAACCTGTATGAAGGAGGAATTAAGCTGCCTGACAATGTACTTAAGAATATTAGGGACAACATCCCCGCGGAGATGCTAAAGGAAATTTTCCCAACTGATGGTGAAGGACTCCTCAAATATCCAATGCCCCAAGTGATTAAAG AGGATAGGTCTGCATGGAGAACTGATGAAGAATTTGCGAGAGAGATGCTGGCCGGAGTAAACCCTGTCATCATTCGTAGTCTTCAA GAATTCCCTCCCACAAGCAAGCTTGATCGTGAAGTATATGGTGATCAGACCAGTAAAATTACCAAAGAACACATAGAAAATAACATAGATGGGCTCAGCATAGATGAG GCAATCAAGAAGAACAAGTTGTTCATATTAGACTACCATGATACTTTTATGCCGTATCTGAGGCGAATAAACTCAACTTCCACAAAGACTTACGCCAGCAGGACAATCCTTTTCTTGAAAAGCGATGGGACTTTGAGGCCATTAGCAATTGAATTAAGCCTGCCCCATCCCCAGGGAGATCAGTTTGGTGCCATTAGCAAAGTTTACACACCAGCTGAACAAGGTGTTGAAAGTACAATTTGGCAACTGGCAAAAGCTTATGCAGCCGTAAATGACTCTGGATATCATCAGCTCATTAGCCACTG GTTAAATACCCATGCTGCAATTGAACCATTTGTGATAGCGACAAACAGGCAGCTGAGTGTGCTTCACCCAATTCAGAAGCTTCTTCATCCTCACTTCCGCGACACCATGAATATAAATGCTTTTGCCCGGCAGATCCTCATTAATGGTGGCGGAATTCTGGAAGTAACTGTTTTTCCAGCAAAGTATTCCATGGAGATGTCATCAGTAGTTTATAAGAACTGGATTTTTCCTGAGCAAGCGCTTCCGGCAGATCTCGTCAAGAG AGGAATGGCAATTAAGGATTCAAGTTCCCCACATGGTCTGCGCCTTCTGATTGAGGACTATCCATATGCTGTTGATGGGCTGGAAATCTGGTCAGCTATCAGAACATGGGTTGAAGACTACTGCTCCTTCTATTACAAGAATGATGAAATGGTCCAAAAGGACTCTGAGCTGCAGTCCTGGTGGAAGGAACTGAGAGAGGAGGGTCATGGCGACAAGAAAGATGAGCCCTGGTGGCCTAAAATGCAGACACGTGAAGAGCTTGTAGAAACATGCACTATCATTATATGGATTGCATCTGCGCTCCATGCAGCACTCAACTTTGGGCAGTACCCTTATGCAGGCTACCTACCAAACCGGCCAACAATAAGCCGTCGTTTTATGCCTGAAGAAGGCACTCCTGAGTATGAGGAACTCAAGTCAGACCCTGACAAGGCTTTCTTGAAAACAATTACTGCCCAGCTCCCGACCCTTATTGGCGTTGCCCTCATAGAACTTCTGTCAAGGCATTCTACTGATGAGGTCTATCTTGGGCAAAGAGATACTCCTGAATGGACATTGGATGCCCAGCCATTGGAAGCCTTTGATAGATTTGGAAAGAAGCTGGCTGATATTGAGGACAGAATTACAAGGATGAACAATgacaagaaattgaaaaatcgggTTGGAGCAGTCAACGTGCCATATACTTTACTCTATCCCACTAGTGATCAAAGTGGACTCAGCGGCAAGGGAATCCCCAATAGTGTCTCTATCTAA
- the LOC109008077 gene encoding probable linoleate 9S-lipoxygenase 5: MFHLTDLSVSPIKSCGGVRPITTIESVINGGDRFTSVHSTRRTVRPISFIRTQLGFSFMRTDLLPSRRLKITSTADMDQTPRGVPAPKGAKSSHNTVEVAKNDRGNKKIKIKGTVVLMKKNVLDFNDFHASVLDRVHEFLGQGVSLQLISADNVDPENRLQGKLGKPAYLEDWITTITPLTAGESAFKVTFNWDNEIGVPGAFLIRNNHHSEFYLRGVTLEDVPGQGQIHFVCNSWVYPADKYKKDRIFFANKTYLPSETPAPLRKYREEELLNLRGDGRGKLQEWDRVYDYAYYNDLGSPDKGPKYVRPVLGGSSEYPYPRRGRTGRPPTKTDPNTESRLNLLMSINIYVPRDERFGHLKMSDFLAYALKGIAQFLKPELEDLVDSSPNEFDSIQDILKLYDGGIELPNGLLENIRDKIPAEMLKEIFRTDGEGLLKFPVPQVIKEDRFGWRTDEEFAREMLAGVNPVIIRLLQEFPPSSKLDSKAYGDQTSTITNDHIEKYLNGLTVDKAIENKKLFILDHHDALMPYLRRINMTSTKIYASRTLLFLKEDGTLKPLAIELSLPHPEGDQFGAISKVYTPAEEGVQSYIWQLAKAYVAVNDSGYHQLISHWLQTHAAMEPFIIATNRQLSVLHPIHKLLHPHFRDTMNVNALARQVLINAGGALEHTVFPAQYTMEMSSVVYKDWVFPEQALPSDLIKRGMAVKDVNSPHGVRLLIEDYPYAVDGLEIWSAIEAWVEEYCSFYYQTDEMVQNDSELQSWWKELREEGHGDKKDEPWWPKMQTRKELIETCTTIIWIASALHAAINFGQYPFGGYPPNRPAMSLQFMPEEGTPDYEELKTNPDRAFLKRFTSQLLTVLGISLVEVLSRHSSDEIYLGQRDTVEWTSDNKPLEAFEKLGKKLAEIEDRITRRNKDKKLKNRAGPVKMPYTLLYPSSQEGLTGKGIPNSVSI; this comes from the exons ATGTTTCACTTAACAGATCTGAGTGTGTCACCAATTAAGTCATGTGGTGGGGTAAGGCCGATCACAACCATTGAATCCGTAATCAATGGTGGAGATCGCTTTACATCAGTGCATAGTACTCGTCGTACTGTTCGACCCATATCTTTTATCAGGACCCAGCTTGGTTTTTCATTCATGAGAACTGATTTATTGCCATCGAGACGCCTGAAAATCACCTCAACAGCCGACATGGACCAAACCCCAAGAGGAGTTCCGGCACCCAAAGGAGCCAAATCCTCGCACAACACCGTGGAGGTGGCGAAAAACGACAGGGggaacaagaaaataaagatcaaaGGGACTGTGGTGCTAATGAAGAAGAACGTTTTGGACTTCAACGACTTTCATGCATCGGTTCTTGATCGCGTGCATGAGTTTTTGGGTCAAGGGGTCTCTCTGCAGCTAATCAGTGCTGATAATGTTGATCCAG AAAATAGGTTACAAGGCAAACTTGGAAAGCCAGCATATTTGGAAGATTGGATTACCACAATCACCCCCTTAACTGCAGGCGAATCTGCCTTCAAGGTTACCTTTAATTGGGACAACGAGATTGGGGTTCCGGGGGCATTTCTAATAAGAAATAATCATCATAGTGAGTTCTACCTTAGAGGTGTCACGCTTGAAGATGTTCCAGGACAAGGTCAGATCCACTTTGTGTGCAACTCATGGGTTTACCCTGCAGACAAATACAAGAAAGATCGCATTTTCTTCGCTAACAAG acatatcttcCAAGTGAAACACCAGCACCACTACGCAAGTACAGAGAAGAAGAACTATTGAACTTGAGAGGAGATGGAAGGGGGAAGCTCCAAGAATGGGACAGAGTCTATGACTATGCTTACTACAATGATTTGGGAAGTCCTGATAAGGGTCCAAAATATGTGCGTCCAGTTCTTGGAGGGTCTAGTGAGTACCCTTATCCGCGCAGGGGAAGAACTGGCCGACCACCAACAAAGACAG ATCCTAATACCGAGAGCAGGCTGAACCTTCTTATGAGCATAAACATTTACGTCCCAAGAGATGAAAGATTTGGTCACTTGAAGATGTCAGACTTCCTTGCTTACGCACTGAAAGGAATAGCTCAGTTCCTCAAACCTGAGCTAGAAGATCTAGTTGACAGCAGCCCCAATGAGTTTGACAGCATACAAGATATACTCAAACTCTATGATGGAGGGATTGAGCTCCCCAACGGTTTGCTTGAGAATATAAGGGACAAGATCCCAGCAGAGATGCTCAAGGAAATCTTCCGAACTGATGGTGAAGGACTCCTTAAATTCCCAGTGCCTCAAGTGATTAAAG AGGATAGGTTTGGTTGGAGGACTGATGAAGAATTTGCTAGAGAAATGCTGGCTGGAGTAAACCCTGTCATCATTCGTCTTCTCCAA GAATTCCCCCCATCAAGCAAGTTGGATAGCAAAGCATATGGTGATCAAACCAGTACAATAACCAACGACCACATAGAAAAGTACTTAAATGGGCTCACCGTAGATAAG GCAATCGAGAACAAGAAGCTATTCATATTAGATCACCATGATGCATTGATGCCATATCTGAGGAGGATAAACATGACTTCCACAAAGATTTATGCCAGCAGGACACTTCTTTTCTTGAAAGAGGATGGGACTTTGAAGCCATTGGCGATTGAATTAAGCTTGCCTCATCCTGAGGGAGACCAATTTGGAGCCATTAGCAAAGTATACACCCCAGCAGAAGAAGGTGTCCAAAGCTACATTTGGCAATTGGCTAAAGCTTATGTTGCTGTCAATGACTCTGGCTATCATCAGCTCATCAGCCACTG GTTGCAAACCCATGCAGCAATGGAGCCATTCATAATAGCAACCAATAGGCAGTTGAGCGTGCTTCACCCAATTCATAAACTGCTGCATCCACATTTCCGTGACACTATGAATGTAAATGCATTAGCCCGGCAGGTCCTCATCAATGCTGGTGGTGCCCTGGAGCACACAGTATTTCCAGCTCAATATACCATGGAGATGTCATCAGTAGTTTATAAAGACTGGGTTTTTCCTGAGCAAGCTCTCCCTTCTGATCTCATCAAAAG AGGAATGGCAGTTAAGGATGTGAATTCCCCACATGGTGTCCGCCTACTGATAGAGGATTACCCTTATGCTGTTGATGGGTTGGAAATCTGGTCAGCAATCGAAGCATGGGTTGAAGAATACTGCTCCTTCTATTACCAGACCGATGAAATGGTCCAAAATGACTCTGAACTGCAGTCCTGGTGGAAGGAACTCAGAGAGGAGGGTCACGGCGACAAGAAAGATGAGCCCTGGTGGCCAAAAATGCAGACACGCAAAGAGCTAATAGAAACATGCACTACCATCATATGGATAGCTTCAGCCCTCCATGCTGCAATCAACTTTGGACAGTACCCTTTTGGAGGCTACCCTCCAAACCGCCCAGCAATGAGCCTTCAGTTCATGCCTGAGGAAGGCACTCCTGATTATGAAGAGCTTAAGACAAACCCTGATAGAGCTTTCTTGAAAAGATTTACTTCCCAGCTACTGACTGTTCTTGGCATTTCCCTTGTAGAAGTATTGTCAAGGCATTCATCTGATGAGATATATCTTGGGCAAAGAGACACTGTAGAGTGGACCTCAGACAACAAACCATTGGAAGCCTTTGAAAAACTTGGAAAGAAGCTGGCAGAAATTGAGGATAGAATAACAAGGAGGAACAaggataaaaaattgaaaaaccgtGCTGGTCCTGTCAAGATGCCATACACTTTGCTCTATCCTTCTAGTCAAGAAGGACTAACTGGCAAGGGCATTCCCAACAGCGTCTCAATCTGA